GCTGGCAGACCAACTTGGTTCCGGTGGGCAAAAGCGAAAGTCGCCTGCGCATAACCACATGACCTGAACAGATTTAACTGTAGAGCTAGCGGCAGACGTGTTATATATAAAAACAACACACGGGTAGTGTCAAGAGAGAAACACCATATGTAGTAGTTTTTTTTAGTAGGGGCACAAAATCTTGTAATATTTTACCCTTTTTGCATTTGCATCGATTATCTGTCGCCATACATGCGATAATGAGCCCGAAGATGAAAAAAAAATTAATTTTGGCCTTGTTTTTTTTCCTGTTTTGCTCCAGGCTGACAGCCCGGTCCGGAGACGGGTATTCAAGCGACGGCCTGGTAGATCGCGCACACTTTTTATACGAACCGGAGCTGGAACTGGCCGGGCAGCTGATGATCGCCACGAAGCTCGACAGTGCCGAACGGGTGGTGGAGCGCTATATCGCCGCCAACCCGAACCGTCCCGACGGTTACTACTTCCGCGCTACCGCCACCAGCTGGCGGCTGTTCCTGATCAGCGAGGACGAGGACCCGGAGCCGCTGAAGAAAAAATTCGAGGAAGAGCTCGACCTCAGCCGTCAATACGCCGAACGGGCGGAAAAAAACGGGGACACCAGGTTTGCGGGGACCCTCTACCTGGGAGCGATCTACGGTCAGCAGGCGCTGCTGGCCGTAATCGACCACCGCTGGCTGGTGATGGCGCCGCTGGCCAAGCGGGCTTGGAACTATATCGAAAAGGTGCTGGAACTGGATCCGGACTACTACGACAGCTATCTGGGCCGGGGGACTTACATGTATATCACCGGCTCGCTGCCCGCGGCTGTCAAACTGCTGGCGCTCGTCTACGGGTTCGAGGGGAATAAGACAGAGGGACTGGCCAATATCTGGCTGGCCGCCGCGCGCGGGCTGTATTCGCGGGACGCCAGCCTCGCCCTGCTGATGAATATCTATTCCACGCTCGAGGAGCCCAATGAGCGGATCCTGCGGGCTGCGCGGGAACTCCGCGAGCGCTATCCCGACAATCCGCTGATCCACTGGCGGCTGGGAGATATTCTGCTGCGCAGCAAGTTTTACGGTGAGGCGCGGGAGGTGTACGGTGAGGTCACCGCCAGGATCGAGCAGGGGTGTCCCTACTACGACAACCGGATGTTCAGCCGCTGGTCGATGGCCTACCGGATCGCGCTGAGTGACAAAAAGATGGGCAGTCTCGATCTGGCGCGCACCGGGTTCGAGCAGATAGCCGCTGCCGGCGGGGAAGTCCACCCGGACTGGATACGGGCCTCTTCAAATCTCGAACTCGGCGGAATATATTATCAGTGTGAAAAGTACGAGCTGGCCCGGCGCTGCCTGGAAGCGGTGCTTGAGATGGACGATTTCCGGAACAGCCGCGACAAGGCCCGCGAACTGCTGAAAAAGATCGGGAAGCGGGAATGAATAACAGGCTCGATACTGGCGAAAGGCGGTGAGCAGGGATGGGTAGCAGGACGGTCAAGGTTATCGCCTGGGCAGCCGGAGCGCTGCTCCTGTTGTGTCTGGTCCCGACAGTGGCGGTCTGGCTGCTGCTGCCGGTCGAAAAAATCAGGACAATCGCCGAGCAGAGAATAACCGAAGAAACCGGCCGGCAGTGCACGATCGAGGACCTGGGCCTGTCCCTGTGGCGGGGGATGACACTGGACCTGGAGGGAGTGGAACTGGCCGCGGGCGAGGGCGAGGAGATTCCGCATACCGCCAGGCTTGAGCACCTGTACCTGAAAATGAAACTGCTGCCCCTGCTTTCCAGGCGGGTGGAAGTTGTCAGCCTGACTCTGTCCGGGCCGGAGATATTCGTGGTCCGGGACAGGGGCGGTGCGCTGAACCTGGCCGAGATTATCCCGAAGGAGCAGGAAACGGAGGAACCCCCGGGGGATGAAGCTTTCAGCCTCCTGCTGCTCAGAGTGCTGGTGGAGGACTGTGTCCTGCACTACCACGATTACATGGACAGTGTGCAGGTGACAGTGGCCGGGATCGAGGGCGAGTTGAACATGCTGCCCGCGGACGGGGGAAGTTCATTTCCGCTGCATGGCCGCCTGGAAATCGGCGAGCTGCGGGGGCGGGAGCCGGAATTGAGGGAGCAGTTCGAGGGCGCTCTGCCGGCTGTCGCCCGGTTCGAGGGCAGCGCGGCGGTCGACTGGAGCTGGATCGAGCTGACCAGGGTCACGTTCACCGCCGCCGGCGTGCGGCTCGACGGGCCGTTGCGGCTGGATTTCAGCAAACCGGACAGCCTGAGCTGGAGCACGAAGTTGCGCGGAGGGGCCGATGATCCCGCCTTGCTGAGTGAACTGCTCCTGCCACAGGACTTTCCCCGCCGGATCGGGGAGTTGAGTGTCGAGCTGGATGCGGACGGACACCAACTCAATATCAGGCGGCTGGAGATCGGTATGGGGGATGACATGCTGGCGCTTTCCGGTACTGTCAACTTAGCGGAGCCGTATGCCGCCAGCGCCGCCCTGAAAGCCGATATCTCGCTGGAGGGACTGGAAGAGTTTCTCGAAGGGGAGCAGCGTTGGGAGGCCGCGGGAAAACTCAGCGTCGATCTTACTCTCGCCGCGAAGCTGCAAAACCCGCTGGAATCATGGAGCGCCTCCGGGACTGTCTCGGCCGGAGCAGTGGAAATCATCCTGCCCGGTGAGCGTCCTGCATTGCGGATATCCCGCCTCCGGGCCACGCTCAGCCGACGGGATCTCGCCAGCGGGTCGCTGGCGCTCGAGGCCGGCGGCTCTGAGTTGAGAGCGGAGTTGTCCGTGATAAACTGGCCGGGATTGCTGCCCCCGGAAAACCCCTTGGCCTCCGGACGCGCCCGCTGGAAACTGACTGCCAATGCCAACCGGCTGAACCTGCCGGAGCTGCTGGGGCCGGAATATGTCTCCAGCTCCGAAAATGTCAGCCGGACGGCCGTGGATTCGGCCAGGACGCCCATTGCGCTGGGCGACGGGCGCGGAAGCCTGACCGCCGTCAGCCTGGCCGTGCTCGATGGTGTCGGGCTGGAGAACTCAGGATTGTGGTTTACGGTCCGCGACAGCCTGCTGCGGATCGACAGCGTCCGCTCGGGATACTCCGGCGGCAGGTTGTCCGGCGGCGGAGCGTTCGTGCTCTCGACTGCCGGGGTCGAAAGCTGGAGCCTGGATCTCCGGGTGGATGAAGTGCAGGCCGGACAGATGCTGCAGCCGTTTTCCAGTGTCGGCAAGTTCCTGACAGGCTCGCTGAAGAGCAGCATAAGCCTGCGGAGCGGCAATGCTCTCGCGCTGGATCCCTCCAGCGGATTGTCCGGAAGCGCAACTTTCACTCTGAGCGATGGCAGATTCGAGGGCTGGCCCGCGCTCAACGCTATCGCCAGCCTGACTGGGATCGACGAGTTGCGGGACCTGGAGATTGACGACTGGGTGGGGACGATGGAAATCCGTGACGGCCGGGTGTTCGGCGACAATCTGCAGCTGAACACTACCGCCGGGCTGATCGGCGCCGAGGGCTCGCTTGGTCTGGACGGCAGCCTGGACTACAACCTGACCCTGGCCCTCAACCAGCGACTGAGTGAAAAGTGCCGTGAGCTGCTGCGCGGCGAATTGGCCAACCTGCTGACCGGCGGGCAGGGCACGGTGGAACTGGCGCTGGAACTGAAAGGCACCACCACTGAACCGAAAATCAGCTGGGACACGCGGCCGATGGCCGAAAGGGCGGCGAAAAATATCAAACGCAGCGTGCGCAAGCTATTCAGGAAGCTGCTGAAATAATCCGTCGGGCAGGCCCTCCAGCACCACTTCCGAGTCCAGACTCAGCTTGCCGTTTTCGGGCGCTGCCGCGCTCGGACCGGCTCCATCGGGACCACAGCCGGCGCCAGCCAATGCCAGCGAGCCGAGTAATAAAATGAATAACCGGCGCATCAAATCCTCCCGGTCTGCGTTGACATTATGAAACGGCAGGCATTACTTCTTCAAAACAATATATCCCCGGACTGTTGGTGGAACCAGTTCCGGGGACATAAGACGATTGACATATCACTGCTGCGCCGCTACCAATTTGGTAGACGGCTATCATTCCTGTCCAGTCTGCAATTTCCGGCGGGCACAGCAAATAAAGCTACTAGTCAGCTCAATCGTCAGCGGCAGTTCCAAATCCTAACCGGGGGTAATCCATGCGCATTTTTTCGCTTGCCCTGACCGCAGTTTTTTTTCTTGCCCGTTTAGTCGCGGCCCAGAGCGCACCCGATGAACAACTGCGCTCAGGAGTCAATTTCATGCCGACCGGGGTTTTCTCGGCGGAGCAGAACGAGCGGCTGCTGAAACTTTACAAGGGCCTGCGCGTGGCCGATGTCTCCGACGGGATGGACATGGTGGGCCTGGCGGGTACCGGGCTGGTGGATGAGTCGATCCACGCTTCCTGGCGTGACCTCGATTCGCTCAAGCATCAATTCTGCGGTATCGCGCTGACCATGCGCTATGTCCCTACCCAGCGAGTGGCCCGTCCCGCTCCCGGCGAGGATTTTCCGGCGTGGGAAGGCGCGTGGTACCGACAGCTCTCCAGCGAGGCGTTCGTCAGCATTATCACCCCCGGTACCGCGATCGTGATCGATGACGCCGAGTTCCGCGATATCGGCTCGATCGGCTCGAACAACATCCTGAGCTGGCTCCGGGCCGGGGCAACGGGAGTTGTCACCGACGCCGCCAGCCGCGATGTGGACGAGGTGGCCAAGCAGAAAATTCCGCTCTACCTGCGCAAGACCGGCCGCGGGATCAGACCCGGCCGCAACGAGTTGGAGTCGATCAACCGGCCCGTGGTGATCGGCGGAGTGCTGGTTATGCCGGGCGACATGGTAGTGGCCGACGGCGACGGGGTGGTGGTGGTCCCGCGCGCGGTGGCCGAGCAGGTGGCGCTCTACGCCCGCCGGATCCTGGATGCCGACAAGGAAGGCCGTCGCAGGAAATACGAAGAGCTGGGTATCCCGCTGGATGAAACTGTCAAATAACCCGCCAACTCGACCCTGGAAGGTTGAAATGTCGCAGATTTCACGCAGGGAATTCATCCGCAGGGCCGGCCGGGCGGCTGCCGCCGCTCCGCTGGTCACAGCGGCCTGCGGGGCGAACAGCGCCCCGCAGCCGGCCGGCCCCGCAGGCCGTAAACCTAATTTCGTCATCCTGTTCGCCGACGATATGGGTTACGGCGACTGGGAGTTTGGAGGGCACCCGACGATTCGTACGCCGAACCTGAACCGGATGGCCGACGAGGGAGTGCGCCTGACCCAGTTCTATTCAGGCAATCCCGTGTGCTCGCCCTCTCGCTCGGCGCTCCTGACTGGCAGGAACTGTATCCGCACCGGCGTGCTCCATGTATTTTTCCCTCCGGATGTTACGGGCATGTCCACGGATGAGATCACAATCGCCGATGCGCTCAAGCCGCTGGGTTACCGCTCGGCCTGTATCGGCAAGTGGCACCTGGGTTGCACACCCGAGTATCGTCCTTTAAGGCAGGGCTTTGACTATTACTACGGCATCCTCTACAGCAATGACATGCAAAACGCCGACATCTGGCGGGACGACGAGATGATCGAGCACCCGGCGGATCAGACCACCCTTACCAGACGTTACACCGAGGAGGCGATCCGCTTTATCGAGCAGGAACAGGACAACCCCTTCCTGGTCTACCTGCCGTACACTTTCCCGCACGTGCCGCTTTTCGCTTCGGATAAATTCCTGAGCGTCTCGAAACGGGGTCTCTACGGGGACGTGATCCAGGAGCTTGACTGGAGTGTCGGCCGCATCCTGGATACCTTGGACAGCCTGGGGCTCAGCGAAAACACTCTGGTGCTGTTCACCTCGGATAACGGCCCATGGATGAGCCGGAACCTGCGCGGCGGCAGTGCCGGCCTTCTGCGCGGCGCTAAGGGAGACACCTGGGAGGGCGGCATGCGTGAGCCTTTCATTGCCCGTTGGAAGAATCACCTTCCCGCCGGGATGGTCGGCGGTGCGGTGGGCTCGGTGCTCGACTTCCTGCCAACCTGCGTAACCTTGGCGGGGGGGAAGCTGCCGGAGGACCGCCCGATCGACGGGATCGACCTGATGCCTGCGTTGCAGGGCAAGCCGCAGCCCGGGCGCACGATTTATTACTATGAACGACACCACCTCAACGCGGTGCGCCACGGCAAGTGGAAGCTGCATTTGCGTTTCTACGACCACTCGAAAGGGGGATATCAGAGGGAGGCGAACTGGACCGTGCCCGAGGTGCCCCTGCTGTTTGACCTGGAGGAAGACCCCGGCGAGCGGTTCAATATCGCTGCTGATAACCCCGAGGTTGTCCGCGAGTTGGCTGCTCTGGCCGATGGATACACGGCCCAAATCGAGCGGCTGGGTGAAAACCACGAGCTGGTCGACTGGTTTATTAACGAGTGGCCCCACGCCCCGCGCAGGTTTGAATGACCGATTCACAGGAGCGAAAAGTGACGCAGCGGAACGGAAAATTGGACAGCGGCGGCAATATCAGCCGCAGGGATTTCATTTCGGCTTCAGCCATGGCCGCCGGGGCGCTGGCCCTGGGCGGGTGCGGCGGGACCGGCGAGAGCAGGCGGCCGCCCAATTTCGTGTTTATCCTGGCCGATGACCTGGGCTGGCGCGATGTGGGGTTCATGGGCAGCCGGTATTACGAGACTCCCAGTCTCGACAGGTTCGCCGGCCAGGGGATGGTGTTCACCGACGCCTACGCCAACGCACCGAACTGCGCGCCCACCCGCGCCAGCATCCTGACAGGCCGCTACAGCCCGCGCCACGGGATCCTGACTGTTAACAGCAGCGAGCGTGGACGGGATTACAGCCGCAGGCTGATCCCGATCGAAAATAAACTGTTTCTCGATCCCGACGAAATCACTGTCGCCGAACTTCTGCGCCAGGCCGGTTACGAGACCGCCGCGATCGGCAAGTGGCATCTGGGCGAGGGACCGGAAACCGGACCGCTGGGGCAGGGATTCGAGCTCAATATCGGCGGATACCGTGCCGGGATGCCCAAAAGCTATTTCAGCCCCTACTGGAACCCGGAACTCAGCGACGGCCCCGATGGCGAATACCTGACCGAGCGGCTGACCGATGAGGCTGTCGGCTATCTGAATTCCCGTACCGGCAGCCCGTTTTTTCTCTACTTGTCCTACCACGTGGTCCACACGCCGATTCAGCCCAAGCCGGAACTGGTAGGCAAGTACCGCGGCAAGCAGCCCGACGGCGACCAGAACAACCCGGACTACGCCGCGATGGTGGAGGCGTTGGATACGGGTGTCGGCAGGGTACTGGCCGCGCTGGATGAGAACGGCCTGGCCGACAATACCGTGGTGATCTTTTTCTCCGACAACGGCGGCCACCGCCAGTTCACCGACAATTCTCCCCTGCGCGGAGGCAAGGGCACGCTCTACGAGGGAGGGATCAGGGAACCGCTGGTGGTGCGCGCGCCCGGTGTCACCACGGCCGGCTCGAGCTGCTCAACGCCCGTGATCGGGGTCGACTTCCTGCCCACGATGCTCGAACTCGCCGCTGTCAACGCTCCCCGGGCACACCTGCTCGACGGCGAAAGTATCGTACCGCTGCTCGGCGGTGGCGATATCCAACGTGAGGCGATTTACTGGCATTTTCCGGTTTACCTCGAGGACTGGGGTTACCCTGATGTCCGCGACCCCGGCTGGCGCGCCACTCCGTGCAGCGTGATCCGTTGCGGCCGCTGGAAACTGATCGAGTATTTCGAGGACTGGTCGGTCGAGCTGTTCGACCTGGAGAACGATATCGGCGAGCGGAACGATCTGGCCGGTTCGCACCCCGATGTCCGCGACCGCCTGCGCACGATGCTGCAGCAGTGGCGCAAGGATATCGGCGCGCGGATTCCCACTGAGCGGAACCCGTCATACGACCCCGGCAGGGCGAGTCAATAGTTTTTCGGTTGAATCGAAAAGCATTCCTCGCGGCTTGCCGCGGGGTGGTTTTTTGCGCGCGGGCGAGCACACGGTTTTCCCCTGCGAGGAGAAGCCGCTGCCTGGCCAAAACACTGCTCGACACTCCGGGTACCGGGTTTTTCCGGGGGCCGCGCATGTTTGAGCCAGCAAAGGGGTAGCGTGAAGAAGAGTCGTATCCCAGAGGAGGTAGCAGGAGCGAGGGGGGCAGGAGTGCGATTCGCTTTCAGCGTGCCCAGCACGGAGGAGCGGAGTTTTTTACCTATTACACTCACTGGTCGCTGAAGAGATTGAGTAAATGCGAGTTCGCTCACCCCCAATGGTTTTGCTGCTTTTGCCGAAACAAAAGCAGAAAAGAGAATAACATTTGAAGAATACTTTAAGTTTCCCCAACAGGTTGAAAATGAGATTCAGGAGGATTTAAATCAGACACCTCGCGGCTCTGCCGCGGGGTAGTTCATTATCGCGCGGCGGTTGCAGACAACCGGCGATCCGTTTATCATGAATCATGGGAGTTTACTTTTAGCGGTTAAGCTGTTAATTTCGCCGCTGACAGGCCGGGCGGGAATCAGCGTGGCCGGCTTGAATTCGAGATCAGGAAAAAATAGACCTGGGATTGACTGCATGTTCACCTTCCTTACAGCCGGAGAAAGCCACGGCAAAAGCCTCTGCGGGGTAATCGACGGGTTCCCGGCCGGTGTCAGCGTGAAAGTGGAGCAGGTGGACCGCGACCTGGCCCGCCGTCAACTGGGCTACGGCCGGGGCGACCGGATGAAAATCGAGAAAGACCGCGCGGAGATCCTTTCCGGTGTCCGCGGCGGCAGGACCCTGGGCAGTCCGATCGCGTTCCTGGTGCGCAACGACGACTATGTGAACTGGGACAGGGTAATGAACGCCGCCGAGAACGATCCGGACCAGGTGGCCGAGAAGCTGGTCCACAATCCGCGT
This genomic window from Candidatus Glassbacteria bacterium contains:
- a CDS encoding AsmA family protein, whose translation is MGSRTVKVIAWAAGALLLLCLVPTVAVWLLLPVEKIRTIAEQRITEETGRQCTIEDLGLSLWRGMTLDLEGVELAAGEGEEIPHTARLEHLYLKMKLLPLLSRRVEVVSLTLSGPEIFVVRDRGGALNLAEIIPKEQETEEPPGDEAFSLLLLRVLVEDCVLHYHDYMDSVQVTVAGIEGELNMLPADGGSSFPLHGRLEIGELRGREPELREQFEGALPAVARFEGSAAVDWSWIELTRVTFTAAGVRLDGPLRLDFSKPDSLSWSTKLRGGADDPALLSELLLPQDFPRRIGELSVELDADGHQLNIRRLEIGMGDDMLALSGTVNLAEPYAASAALKADISLEGLEEFLEGEQRWEAAGKLSVDLTLAAKLQNPLESWSASGTVSAGAVEIILPGERPALRISRLRATLSRRDLASGSLALEAGGSELRAELSVINWPGLLPPENPLASGRARWKLTANANRLNLPELLGPEYVSSSENVSRTAVDSARTPIALGDGRGSLTAVSLAVLDGVGLENSGLWFTVRDSLLRIDSVRSGYSGGRLSGGGAFVLSTAGVESWSLDLRVDEVQAGQMLQPFSSVGKFLTGSLKSSISLRSGNALALDPSSGLSGSATFTLSDGRFEGWPALNAIASLTGIDELRDLEIDDWVGTMEIRDGRVFGDNLQLNTTAGLIGAEGSLGLDGSLDYNLTLALNQRLSEKCRELLRGELANLLTGGQGTVELALELKGTTTEPKISWDTRPMAERAAKNIKRSVRKLFRKLLK
- a CDS encoding sulfatase translates to MPTRKAVAGNTKSWVSRWMKLSNNPPTRPWKVEMSQISRREFIRRAGRAAAAAPLVTAACGANSAPQPAGPAGRKPNFVILFADDMGYGDWEFGGHPTIRTPNLNRMADEGVRLTQFYSGNPVCSPSRSALLTGRNCIRTGVLHVFFPPDVTGMSTDEITIADALKPLGYRSACIGKWHLGCTPEYRPLRQGFDYYYGILYSNDMQNADIWRDDEMIEHPADQTTLTRRYTEEAIRFIEQEQDNPFLVYLPYTFPHVPLFASDKFLSVSKRGLYGDVIQELDWSVGRILDTLDSLGLSENTLVLFTSDNGPWMSRNLRGGSAGLLRGAKGDTWEGGMREPFIARWKNHLPAGMVGGAVGSVLDFLPTCVTLAGGKLPEDRPIDGIDLMPALQGKPQPGRTIYYYERHHLNAVRHGKWKLHLRFYDHSKGGYQREANWTVPEVPLLFDLEEDPGERFNIAADNPEVVRELAALADGYTAQIERLGENHELVDWFINEWPHAPRRFE
- a CDS encoding sulfatase, giving the protein MTDSQERKVTQRNGKLDSGGNISRRDFISASAMAAGALALGGCGGTGESRRPPNFVFILADDLGWRDVGFMGSRYYETPSLDRFAGQGMVFTDAYANAPNCAPTRASILTGRYSPRHGILTVNSSERGRDYSRRLIPIENKLFLDPDEITVAELLRQAGYETAAIGKWHLGEGPETGPLGQGFELNIGGYRAGMPKSYFSPYWNPELSDGPDGEYLTERLTDEAVGYLNSRTGSPFFLYLSYHVVHTPIQPKPELVGKYRGKQPDGDQNNPDYAAMVEALDTGVGRVLAALDENGLADNTVVIFFSDNGGHRQFTDNSPLRGGKGTLYEGGIREPLVVRAPGVTTAGSSCSTPVIGVDFLPTMLELAAVNAPRAHLLDGESIVPLLGGGDIQREAIYWHFPVYLEDWGYPDVRDPGWRATPCSVIRCGRWKLIEYFEDWSVELFDLENDIGERNDLAGSHPDVRDRLRTMLQQWRKDIGARIPTERNPSYDPGRASQ
- a CDS encoding RraA family protein; translated protein: MRIFSLALTAVFFLARLVAAQSAPDEQLRSGVNFMPTGVFSAEQNERLLKLYKGLRVADVSDGMDMVGLAGTGLVDESIHASWRDLDSLKHQFCGIALTMRYVPTQRVARPAPGEDFPAWEGAWYRQLSSEAFVSIITPGTAIVIDDAEFRDIGSIGSNNILSWLRAGATGVVTDAASRDVDEVAKQKIPLYLRKTGRGIRPGRNELESINRPVVIGGVLVMPGDMVVADGDGVVVVPRAVAEQVALYARRILDADKEGRRRKYEELGIPLDETVK